Proteins co-encoded in one uncultured Draconibacterium sp. genomic window:
- a CDS encoding TPM domain-containing protein — protein MKRTIILLIAVIVTATSVLAQIPERPQPARLVNDFANVLSDSEQQNMESALEQFARKTSTQIVVVTVPDLEGYDRADYAQRLGESWGVGQKGNDNGLVVLVKPKVGNSRGQVFIATGYGLEGVLPDAIVNTTIVNEEMIPRFKQNDYYGGLAAGLNVIMDITRGEYTAANYQEKVNAGGSAGIPFIIIFFVLLITLFGRSRRGRFYSPGRSLPFWLAMGMMSGSGRSSGSFGNFSSGSGSFGGGGFGGFGGGSFGGGGAGGSW, from the coding sequence ATGAAACGAACAATAATATTACTAATTGCAGTTATTGTAACCGCTACAAGCGTTTTGGCGCAAATACCCGAACGTCCGCAACCGGCACGTTTGGTAAACGATTTTGCGAATGTGTTAAGTGATAGCGAACAGCAAAATATGGAAAGTGCCTTGGAGCAGTTTGCACGAAAAACTTCCACACAAATTGTTGTGGTAACGGTTCCTGATCTCGAAGGATATGATCGTGCAGATTATGCGCAACGACTGGGCGAAAGCTGGGGAGTTGGTCAAAAAGGCAATGATAATGGATTGGTGGTTTTGGTAAAACCAAAAGTTGGTAACAGCAGGGGCCAGGTGTTTATTGCAACCGGCTACGGTTTGGAAGGTGTTTTGCCCGATGCCATCGTAAATACCACCATTGTAAACGAGGAGATGATTCCTCGATTTAAGCAAAATGACTATTATGGTGGTTTGGCGGCAGGCTTGAATGTAATTATGGATATTACCCGCGGAGAATATACAGCCGCGAATTACCAGGAAAAGGTTAACGCCGGTGGTAGTGCCGGAATTCCCTTTATAATTATCTTTTTTGTTTTGCTAATAACTTTATTTGGAAGAAGCAGGCGAGGTCGGTTTTATTCACCAGGTAGAAGTTTGCCATTCTGGTTAGCGATGGGAATGATGTCGGGGAGTGGTCGTTCATCAGGCTCGTTCGGAAACTTTTCGTCGGGAAGCGGAAGTTTCGGCGGCGGCGGCTTCGGTGGTTTTGGTGGTGGAAGCTTTGGCGGCGGAGGCGCCGGTGGAAGCTGGTAA
- the ispF gene encoding 2-C-methyl-D-erythritol 2,4-cyclodiphosphate synthase, translated as MDFRIGQGYDVHRLAEGETLWLGGVLIPHSKGTVAHSDGDVLIHAICDALLGALKLRDIGTHFPDTAAEFKNIDSKILLKKSYELVKQKGYEIVNIDSTVQAQQPKLKPHIPAMEQCMADVLEIDVDRVSVKATTTETLGFEGREEGMSVNAVVLLKRI; from the coding sequence ATGGATTTCAGAATCGGACAAGGATATGATGTACACCGTTTAGCCGAAGGAGAAACTTTGTGGTTAGGCGGTGTTCTTATTCCCCACAGTAAGGGAACCGTGGCACATTCTGATGGGGATGTATTGATACATGCCATTTGCGATGCCTTGCTGGGCGCGCTGAAACTGCGCGATATTGGTACGCATTTTCCTGATACCGCTGCCGAGTTTAAGAATATCGACAGTAAAATTTTGCTGAAAAAGTCGTACGAGCTGGTAAAACAAAAGGGCTACGAAATTGTAAATATCGACTCAACGGTGCAGGCGCAACAGCCCAAATTGAAGCCGCATATTCCGGCAATGGAGCAATGTATGGCCGATGTTTTGGAAATCGATGTCGACCGCGTATCGGTGAAAGCAACAACTACTGAAACGCTTGGTTTCGAAGGCCGCGAAGAAGGTATGTCGGTTAATGCAGTGGTCCTTCTAAAACGCATATAA
- a CDS encoding thioredoxin family protein, which produces MFKEIKSLEEFIALKEEQTAVLAYFSTDACSVCKVLKPKVEEMATVAFPKMQLAYVKSDVLPDVAAQNSVFTAPTIVVFFDGRETIRKSRAFSIDELQQEIQRYYSMLFD; this is translated from the coding sequence ATGTTCAAAGAAATAAAATCATTAGAAGAGTTTATTGCGCTGAAAGAAGAGCAGACTGCTGTTCTTGCTTATTTCTCAACCGATGCCTGTTCAGTTTGTAAGGTTTTAAAACCAAAAGTAGAGGAAATGGCAACAGTGGCGTTTCCGAAAATGCAACTGGCTTACGTTAAATCAGATGTTTTGCCCGATGTGGCTGCCCAAAACAGCGTATTTACTGCACCTACCATTGTGGTGTTTTTCGATGGCCGCGAAACCATTCGTAAGAGCCGTGCCTTTAGTATTGATGAGTTGCAACAGGAAATTCAACGGTATTATTCGATGTTGTTTGATTAG
- the porV gene encoding type IX secretion system outer membrane channel protein PorV has protein sequence MIKLIRILFVVAMVAMVSKNVQAQTVNGANMIKTAVPFLAITPDSRAGGMGDAGVGTTADVNSQHWNPAKYVFMESEIGVGLSYSPWLRNLVDDINLAYLTGYKKLDDVQSISASLRYFALGDILTRDEQGQQGIQLNPNEFAIDFAYSRLLSDVFSGSVAIRYIRSDLTGGQLVNGVASQAGNSYAADVAFYYYNEFRAGRQDNIFAAGINIQNIGSKISYTDGTMKDFIPTTLKLGASYTMELDDYNSFGFTVEANKLLVPTPNDSTYSDGAVISGGIGSDVGVIKGIFKSFGDAPGGFKEEMKEITWSFGVEYWYNKQFALRAGYFYENENKGNRKFITAGAGLKMNVFALDFSCLLPTERNHPLENTLRFSLAFDIDAFSSQR, from the coding sequence ATGATTAAACTAATACGAATTCTATTTGTGGTGGCTATGGTCGCCATGGTAAGTAAAAATGTACAGGCCCAGACAGTTAATGGAGCCAATATGATAAAAACTGCTGTGCCGTTTTTGGCAATCACGCCCGATTCGCGCGCAGGAGGTATGGGTGATGCCGGTGTGGGTACCACTGCCGATGTGAACTCGCAGCACTGGAATCCGGCAAAATATGTATTTATGGAGAGCGAAATAGGAGTTGGTTTGTCGTATTCGCCATGGTTACGTAATTTGGTTGATGACATCAACCTTGCTTACCTTACAGGATATAAAAAATTGGACGATGTGCAGAGCATAAGTGCTTCATTGCGTTACTTTGCGCTTGGTGACATATTAACAAGAGATGAGCAGGGACAGCAGGGAATTCAGTTGAATCCAAATGAATTTGCGATAGATTTTGCTTACTCTCGTTTGTTGAGTGATGTTTTCTCGGGATCGGTTGCAATACGCTATATTCGTTCCGATCTTACCGGAGGACAATTGGTAAATGGTGTTGCTTCTCAAGCCGGTAATTCGTATGCGGCCGATGTGGCTTTCTATTATTATAACGAATTCAGAGCAGGTCGACAAGACAATATTTTTGCAGCCGGTATCAATATTCAGAATATCGGATCAAAAATATCTTATACGGATGGAACGATGAAAGACTTTATTCCAACCACGCTGAAACTGGGTGCATCATACACCATGGAGCTTGACGATTACAACTCGTTTGGTTTTACAGTTGAAGCCAATAAATTACTAGTGCCAACGCCAAATGACTCTACTTATAGTGATGGTGCTGTAATTTCAGGAGGAATTGGTTCGGATGTTGGTGTTATCAAAGGTATTTTTAAATCGTTTGGCGATGCGCCGGGCGGATTTAAAGAAGAGATGAAAGAAATTACCTGGTCGTTTGGTGTTGAGTACTGGTACAACAAGCAGTTTGCTTTGCGCGCTGGTTATTTCTACGAAAATGAAAATAAAGGTAACCGAAAGTTCATTACTGCGGGTGCGGGTTTAAAAATGAATGTTTTTGCGCTCGATTTCTCGTGCCTGTTGCCAACAGAACGTAACCACCCATTGGAAAATACGCTGCGTTTCTCGCTGGCGTTTGATATTGATGCATTTAGTAGCCAACGTTAA
- a CDS encoding TPM domain-containing protein, with product MGVQKYFSEAGKLQITNAIRVAETNTSGEIRVHIENHCKGDVLDRAAYLFEKLEMHKTELRNGVLFYLAVEDKQFAILGDGGINQKVPDDFWESTKEVVIAKLKEGKYAEALADGIIMAGEQLKTHFPYQDDDVNELSDEISFGK from the coding sequence ATGGGAGTTCAAAAATATTTTAGTGAAGCAGGAAAACTGCAAATAACCAATGCCATTCGTGTGGCTGAAACCAATACCTCGGGAGAGATACGGGTGCACATCGAAAATCACTGTAAAGGAGATGTTTTGGATCGTGCCGCTTATCTTTTTGAAAAGTTGGAAATGCACAAAACTGAATTACGCAATGGTGTGCTTTTTTACCTGGCGGTTGAGGATAAACAGTTTGCGATTTTAGGCGATGGGGGAATAAACCAAAAGGTGCCCGACGATTTCTGGGAAAGTACCAAAGAAGTGGTTATTGCCAAATTAAAAGAGGGTAAATACGCTGAAGCTTTGGCCGACGGAATTATAATGGCTGGCGAACAGTTAAAAACGCATTTCCCTTATCAGGATGATGATGTGAATGAATTATCAGACGAGATTTCGTTTGGAAAATAA
- a CDS encoding urocanate hydratase: MNSEDFKTAILQGIPDELPMPKPYETNINHAPKRKDVLSANEKKLALKNALRYFPAKFHEVLAPEFLNELETFGRIYMYRFRPDYKMYARPIDEYPAKSKQAASIMLMIQNNLDYAVAQHPHELITYGGNGAVFQNWAQYLLTMKYLAEMTDEQTLVMYSGHPMGLFPSHKNAPRVVATNGMVIPNYSGRDDYERMNALGVSQYGQMTAGSYMYIGPQGIVHGTTITVMNAARLHSPGDFGGKIFVTSGLGGMSGAQPKATVIAGMICIVAEVNPKAVEVRHSQGWVDEVYTDLDELMTRTQLARKNKEAVSLAYQGNIVDLWEKLAEENIPVELGSDQTSLHNPFAGGYYPAGLSFEESNKMMAENPDQFKEEVYKTLRRHVAAVNKLTQNGMYFWDYGNAFLLEASRAGADITKADGEFKYPSYVQDIMGPLFFDYGFGPFRWVCTSGEAEDLETTDKIAAEVLTEIAASAPEEITRQMEDNIHWIKEAGKNKLVVGSQARILYADCNGRTKIAKAFNDAIADGLITAPIVLGRDHHDVSGTDSPYRETSNIYDGSSFTADMAVQNFVGDGFRGATWISLHNGGGVGWGEVINGGFGMTIDGSPEAEERLRMMLHWDVNNGISRRSWARNKPARFAIEQAMKENPDLKVTLPEEADDELLDSLL; encoded by the coding sequence ATGAATTCAGAAGATTTTAAAACCGCTATTTTACAAGGGATCCCAGACGAACTTCCAATGCCGAAACCGTATGAAACCAACATTAACCATGCCCCAAAAAGAAAGGACGTATTATCGGCGAATGAAAAAAAACTGGCGTTAAAAAATGCCTTGCGTTACTTCCCTGCGAAATTTCATGAAGTACTTGCCCCCGAGTTTTTGAACGAACTGGAAACATTTGGACGCATTTATATGTACCGTTTCCGCCCCGATTACAAAATGTATGCACGCCCTATTGATGAATACCCGGCAAAGTCGAAACAGGCAGCATCGATTATGCTGATGATACAAAACAACCTGGATTATGCCGTGGCACAACATCCGCACGAGTTGATCACTTACGGTGGAAACGGTGCAGTTTTTCAAAACTGGGCGCAGTACCTGCTTACGATGAAATACCTGGCCGAAATGACCGACGAACAAACGCTGGTAATGTATTCCGGGCACCCAATGGGTTTGTTCCCGTCGCATAAAAACGCACCGCGTGTTGTAGCTACCAACGGCATGGTAATTCCGAACTATTCGGGGCGCGATGATTACGAACGAATGAATGCACTTGGCGTTTCACAATACGGGCAAATGACTGCCGGATCGTACATGTATATTGGGCCGCAAGGCATTGTGCATGGCACAACAATTACCGTTATGAATGCCGCCCGCCTGCACTCACCCGGCGATTTTGGCGGAAAAATATTTGTTACCAGCGGACTGGGAGGCATGTCGGGAGCGCAGCCAAAAGCAACAGTAATTGCAGGCATGATTTGTATTGTTGCCGAGGTAAACCCGAAAGCAGTGGAAGTTCGCCACAGCCAGGGCTGGGTGGATGAAGTTTATACCGACCTCGATGAGTTAATGACCCGGACACAACTAGCACGCAAGAATAAAGAAGCCGTTTCGCTGGCTTACCAGGGCAATATTGTTGATCTGTGGGAAAAACTGGCCGAAGAAAATATTCCGGTTGAACTGGGCTCTGATCAAACGTCGTTACACAATCCATTTGCAGGTGGTTATTACCCGGCAGGACTGAGTTTTGAAGAATCGAATAAAATGATGGCCGAAAACCCTGATCAGTTTAAGGAAGAAGTATATAAAACCCTGCGCCGACATGTAGCTGCCGTGAATAAACTCACACAAAACGGCATGTATTTCTGGGATTACGGCAATGCCTTTTTGCTCGAAGCCAGCCGGGCCGGAGCCGATATTACGAAAGCTGATGGCGAATTTAAATACCCGTCGTACGTGCAGGACATTATGGGGCCGCTGTTTTTCGATTATGGTTTTGGGCCGTTCCGCTGGGTGTGCACATCAGGGGAAGCCGAGGATTTGGAAACTACAGACAAAATTGCTGCCGAAGTGCTGACTGAAATAGCAGCCTCGGCACCGGAAGAAATTACCCGCCAAATGGAAGACAATATTCATTGGATAAAAGAAGCCGGGAAAAACAAACTGGTTGTGGGTTCGCAGGCACGTATTTTATATGCCGACTGTAACGGACGTACAAAAATTGCCAAAGCTTTTAACGATGCCATTGCCGACGGACTAATCACTGCTCCTATCGTCCTGGGGCGTGATCACCACGATGTATCAGGAACAGACTCGCCGTATCGTGAGACTTCAAATATTTACGATGGTTCGTCGTTTACAGCCGATATGGCTGTGCAGAATTTTGTGGGAGATGGTTTCCGTGGCGCTACCTGGATTTCGTTGCACAACGGCGGCGGTGTTGGCTGGGGAGAAGTAATTAACGGCGGTTTTGGGATGACCATCGACGGCTCGCCCGAAGCAGAAGAACGCCTGAGAATGATGCTTCACTGGGATGTAAACAACGGCATTTCGCGCCGCAGCTGGGCACGAAACAAACCGGCACGTTTTGCCATTGAGCAGGCCATGAAAGAAAATCCGGATCTGAAAGTTACGCTACCTGAAGAAGCTGACGATGAATTGCTCGATAGTTTATTATAA
- a CDS encoding CoA-binding protein, which produces MSKRTLVIGASENPARYSNKAILALRRNNHEVVALAKRKGLVDDVAIETIFPQNEDVHTVTLYVGSQHQLEYYSDIIRMKRQRVIFNPGTENPEFAKKLEANGIETEEACTLVLLSIGDY; this is translated from the coding sequence ATGAGCAAACGCACACTTGTTATCGGTGCCAGCGAAAACCCGGCACGATATTCCAACAAAGCAATTCTTGCACTTCGCCGGAACAATCACGAGGTGGTAGCACTGGCTAAACGCAAAGGTTTGGTTGATGATGTTGCTATTGAAACAATCTTCCCGCAAAACGAAGATGTTCATACCGTAACACTTTATGTTGGATCACAGCATCAGCTGGAGTATTATTCGGATATTATTCGAATGAAACGACAACGTGTTATTTTTAATCCGGGAACTGAAAATCCGGAGTTTGCTAAAAAGTTGGAAGCCAACGGAATTGAGACAGAAGAAGCTTGCACGTTGGTGTTGTTGAGTATTGGGGATTACTAG
- a CDS encoding LemA family protein, producing MKRLKIVLIALVSVVLFSSCGYNKMVEMDEQVTASWAQVENVYQRRADLIPNLVNTVKGYAEHEQETLTGVIEARSKATSVNVDPTKLNAQSLQQFNQAQEGLSSALSKLMVVVERYPDLKANQNFLELQAQLEGTENRIAVERRKFNQTTQSYNAYIRKFPRVIYAGWFGFEKKTYFEAQQGAEKAPEVQF from the coding sequence ATGAAAAGATTAAAAATTGTATTAATAGCGTTAGTAAGTGTAGTTCTGTTTTCGAGTTGTGGGTACAACAAAATGGTGGAAATGGATGAGCAGGTAACTGCATCGTGGGCACAGGTAGAGAACGTGTATCAGCGTCGTGCCGATTTGATTCCGAACCTTGTAAATACTGTAAAAGGTTATGCCGAACACGAGCAGGAAACGCTGACCGGCGTTATTGAAGCGCGTTCGAAAGCTACTTCTGTGAATGTAGATCCTACAAAATTGAATGCGCAGTCGCTTCAGCAATTTAACCAGGCGCAGGAAGGACTTTCCTCTGCTTTAAGTAAGCTGATGGTAGTTGTTGAACGTTATCCTGATTTAAAAGCCAATCAGAATTTTCTTGAATTGCAGGCGCAGTTGGAAGGAACGGAAAACCGAATTGCTGTAGAGCGGCGTAAATTTAATCAGACGACACAATCGTACAATGCCTATATCCGGAAATTTCCGCGGGTAATTTATGCCGGTTGGTTCGGTTTCGAAAAGAAAACCTATTTCGAAGCGCAGCAAGGTGCAGAAAAAGCTCCTGAAGTACAGTTCTAA